A genomic segment from bacterium encodes:
- a CDS encoding T9SS type A sorting domain-containing protein has product MKSVSVNLSSYGSFLAGIPKLFAILVLIVLVSLTGVSAQTPSVSGVTLTSASGNNTINDDLNNTFTLGGSATRSSTAWFRNGNPMATLYMPFEGGAAAALQDRSGNGITATSSGTTTWSATSGYNSTGGVSFTGTNYLNAGNSFPTNSSYTKTAWVYRTVSRVNHWLIASSATAATSHGFGFTLDDRLRAGHNGVWNLVESKNRWSILTNTWYFVAVTFDYNSGQMILYKNGIPEDTTILTGSQKNVSDPSLAIGSYRGTGNYTGSMDEVQIFNAALSPEQIMSMYSTGNNRIKQQENTVGDIWQAKVTPYSISAAGTEVASNTLTIIATSPLFTSSPVTAAIAGKPYAYNADADGGPHPTFSLTVAPPGMTIDPISGLITWTPTISGSVPVTIMATNTQGTDNQSFNIVVADPTVSLTTPQLTILGNGDLQANYNLALSATTAGTAWFKNGAPTMILYMPFEGGPNYSLENYAGNGGVGYKVGNPVYLPNGGHDGNGAYQFDGTSYITMGDIFPTRASYTKTAWIYHTVNGVFNHILSGWDHNTTATGGHGMRVAFDQRLSAGQNGDWRIVQSAANTIQANHWYHAAVTFNYTTGEMVLYVDGSPVDTTILPVNMRDVTDPGLLVGATQGSFAWNGMLDDCRIYNYPLSPQQIAMIYTEGGDKISANETINGEIWQAHVTAFSTTEASVPFASNTVTIGVSDQPPVLAAIGAKSVDENQPLNFIVSATDPEAEIPTLSASPLPSGANFIDNGDGTGNFSFTPNFTQSGVYQVTFTASDGTNTDDEIVTITVNNINREPVMVTTVDPQVILEGVLVSVDFSATDPDSDPLTLSASTNASGALSFIDNGDGTGQWSWTPAVGQAGLYSVTLRAFDSFGAADSITFSVTVVSTLPPTNWTATIHVDGEIAGSATNTSDVIIGMGNSDQTTPAAPLPPEYTTSLRLWKGGVDGPFYRDIQQSGGLCYYWVMELDPHGNVAPAGTPRCATISWNAAELSDKRNYRLIEGSSPNGTVVVADMRTTTSYQVCDLQTSRYYTIQWFDDDCAGVSFANLVLDAGWNLVSLPVIPETPTVSAVFPTAEAVFEFSGQYAEPSTLTGGKGYWVKMPEATVFMLSGVAVTDASASLSAGWNLVGAPNCTVTPTTTPSGNIEAIFGFDGVYLPVTDISANSGYWIKLTSAATLNATCGMPVSSGGSQPLAMTTATTGVVTIHAEGAAIDGVSQANILLGTDSRSHLLPQPPSMPQYSVGLSIFDMNSQNRLYKDVRDDISVANHWTIAVNPKGNVGGQSSATATLSWDPTQFGQSRYELRKGSEPNGEVLIADMSKQTSFQVTGGNQEIYFTITRAAGKGTLPSGFALGQNYPNPFNPSTQISFNLPAAGQVRLEIFNVLGQQVKTLVDQAMEAGEHTVSWNATDNSGNQVSSGIYFYRMVSGDQSDRKKMLLLR; this is encoded by the coding sequence ATGAAATCTGTATCTGTTAACTTGTCGTCGTATGGTTCGTTTTTGGCAGGAATCCCGAAATTATTCGCGATTCTTGTGCTGATCGTGCTGGTATCTCTTACCGGCGTATCGGCTCAGACCCCATCTGTCAGCGGGGTAACGCTCACTTCCGCGAGCGGCAATAATACGATCAACGATGATCTGAATAACACGTTCACCCTGGGTGGCTCGGCCACGCGGTCATCAACCGCTTGGTTCCGCAATGGCAACCCGATGGCGACGCTCTACATGCCATTTGAGGGAGGGGCCGCTGCGGCATTGCAGGACCGTTCCGGCAATGGTATCACGGCGACATCTTCGGGGACCACGACATGGTCAGCGACCAGCGGCTACAACAGCACCGGCGGTGTCAGTTTCACCGGCACCAACTACCTTAATGCCGGCAATAGTTTCCCGACCAATTCATCGTATACCAAGACCGCCTGGGTCTATCGAACCGTCTCGCGCGTCAACCACTGGTTGATCGCTTCCAGCGCCACCGCCGCTACCAGCCACGGATTCGGCTTCACCCTGGATGATCGCCTTCGCGCCGGTCATAACGGCGTCTGGAATCTGGTGGAATCCAAAAATCGCTGGTCGATCCTGACCAATACTTGGTATTTCGTGGCCGTGACATTCGACTATAACAGCGGCCAGATGATTCTATACAAGAACGGAATTCCCGAAGACACCACTATCCTGACCGGCTCGCAGAAGAATGTCAGCGACCCGTCGCTGGCGATCGGTTCCTATCGCGGAACCGGCAACTATACCGGCTCCATGGATGAGGTACAGATATTCAACGCGGCACTGAGCCCGGAACAGATCATGTCGATGTACTCGACGGGGAATAATCGCATCAAGCAGCAGGAAAACACTGTCGGTGATATCTGGCAGGCGAAAGTCACTCCTTATTCTATCAGCGCCGCCGGAACCGAAGTTGCCAGCAATACCCTGACTATCATCGCGACTTCGCCGCTCTTTACGTCAAGCCCAGTCACTGCCGCAATCGCCGGGAAGCCGTACGCGTACAATGCCGATGCCGATGGTGGCCCACATCCGACGTTCAGTCTGACCGTTGCTCCGCCCGGCATGACGATCGACCCGATCAGCGGCCTCATCACCTGGACGCCTACGATTTCCGGTTCTGTCCCGGTCACGATCATGGCCACAAATACGCAGGGGACGGACAATCAGAGTTTCAATATAGTAGTCGCCGACCCGACGGTCAGTCTTACAACGCCACAATTAACCATTCTCGGCAATGGCGATTTGCAGGCGAACTACAACCTTGCGCTCAGCGCCACGACCGCCGGAACCGCCTGGTTCAAGAACGGCGCTCCGACTATGATCCTGTATATGCCTTTTGAAGGTGGCCCGAATTACTCTCTGGAAAACTACGCCGGAAATGGCGGAGTCGGATACAAGGTGGGCAATCCGGTCTACCTGCCGAATGGCGGCCACGACGGAAATGGCGCCTATCAGTTTGATGGTACCAGCTATATCACGATGGGTGATATCTTCCCGACTCGTGCCTCCTACACCAAGACTGCCTGGATCTATCACACCGTGAACGGTGTATTCAATCATATTCTCTCGGGCTGGGATCATAATACGACTGCCACCGGCGGTCACGGCATGCGCGTGGCATTTGACCAGCGTCTCAGCGCCGGACAAAACGGCGACTGGCGCATCGTGCAGTCCGCCGCCAATACGATCCAGGCCAATCACTGGTATCATGCCGCAGTGACCTTCAACTATACCACCGGCGAGATGGTCCTCTATGTGGATGGCTCTCCGGTTGATACGACAATACTCCCTGTCAATATGCGCGATGTTACCGACCCGGGACTTTTGGTCGGCGCTACGCAAGGCTCTTTCGCCTGGAACGGCATGCTCGACGATTGCCGCATTTACAATTACCCGCTTTCCCCCCAGCAGATCGCTATGATCTATACTGAAGGCGGCGACAAGATCTCCGCTAATGAAACGATCAATGGCGAGATCTGGCAGGCACACGTCACTGCTTTCTCAACTACCGAGGCATCAGTGCCGTTTGCCTCCAATACGGTGACGATCGGCGTTTCAGACCAACCGCCGGTGCTTGCCGCCATCGGCGCCAAGTCTGTAGACGAAAACCAGCCGCTCAATTTCATCGTCTCAGCAACCGATCCGGAAGCTGAGATCCCGACTTTGAGTGCATCGCCGCTTCCTTCCGGCGCGAATTTCATAGATAATGGCGACGGTACTGGAAACTTCTCATTCACTCCGAACTTCACGCAGTCCGGCGTTTATCAGGTGACCTTCACCGCTTCCGATGGTACCAATACCGATGACGAGATCGTGACTATCACGGTCAACAATATCAACCGCGAGCCGGTGATGGTGACCACGGTCGATCCGCAGGTCATACTCGAGGGAGTACTGGTATCGGTCGACTTCTCGGCAACTGATCCTGATAGCGATCCGTTAACTTTGAGTGCGTCCACCAACGCGTCAGGCGCGCTCTCTTTCATTGACAACGGCGATGGTACCGGCCAATGGAGCTGGACCCCAGCAGTAGGTCAGGCCGGGCTTTATAGTGTCACGCTGAGAGCCTTTGATTCGTTCGGCGCCGCCGACTCGATCACCTTCTCAGTGACCGTTGTTTCAACGCTCCCGCCGACCAACTGGACCGCTACCATTCATGTGGATGGTGAGATTGCCGGATCGGCAACTAATACATCCGATGTCATCATCGGAATGGGAAACAGCGACCAGACTACACCGGCGGCTCCGCTTCCGCCCGAATACACCACTTCGCTTCGCCTGTGGAAGGGTGGCGTCGATGGACCGTTCTATCGTGACATCCAGCAATCCGGTGGTCTCTGCTACTACTGGGTGATGGAGCTGGATCCGCACGGAAATGTTGCTCCGGCGGGTACGCCGCGCTGCGCGACGATCAGCTGGAATGCTGCGGAACTGAGCGACAAGCGCAATTATCGCCTGATCGAAGGCTCTTCGCCGAATGGTACGGTTGTCGTCGCAGATATGCGCACCACGACCTCTTATCAGGTGTGTGATCTCCAGACTTCGCGATACTACACCATCCAGTGGTTTGATGACGATTGCGCGGGCGTCTCGTTCGCCAATCTCGTTCTCGATGCCGGCTGGAATCTGGTTTCATTGCCGGTTATTCCGGAGACCCCGACTGTCAGCGCTGTTTTCCCGACAGCCGAGGCGGTTTTCGAATTCTCCGGTCAATATGCTGAACCGTCTACTCTGACTGGCGGCAAGGGATATTGGGTTAAGATGCCGGAAGCTACTGTCTTCATGCTCTCCGGAGTCGCCGTGACTGATGCTTCGGCCTCGTTGTCCGCCGGCTGGAATCTGGTTGGTGCGCCGAATTGCACGGTCACTCCGACCACCACTCCTTCGGGCAATATCGAAGCGATCTTCGGATTTGACGGCGTCTATCTGCCGGTAACCGATATCAGCGCCAACTCCGGCTACTGGATCAAGTTGACCTCTGCCGCGACGCTGAATGCAACGTGCGGCATGCCGGTCTCCTCGGGTGGCTCACAGCCGCTTGCCATGACCACGGCGACCACTGGTGTCGTGACCATTCATGCCGAGGGTGCGGCGATCGATGGCGTCAGCCAGGCGAACATCCTGCTTGGCACCGATTCCCGGAGCCATTTGCTTCCGCAGCCGCCGTCCATGCCGCAGTACTCGGTCGGGCTGAGTATTTTCGATATGAACTCGCAGAACAGACTCTACAAAGATGTTCGTGATGATATCTCGGTCGCCAATCACTGGACGATCGCCGTCAATCCGAAAGGAAATGTCGGCGGGCAGTCTTCGGCTACCGCGACGCTTTCATGGGATCCGACTCAGTTTGGCCAGTCGCGCTATGAATTGCGCAAAGGCTCCGAACCGAATGGCGAAGTGCTGATCGCGGATATGAGCAAGCAGACCAGCTTCCAGGTAACCGGTGGCAACCAGGAGATCTACTTCACGATCACCCGCGCTGCCGGCAAGGGAACGCTGCCGTCCGGCTTTGCACTCGGTCAGAATTATCCGAACCCGTTCAACCCGAGCACGCAGATCTCCTTCAATCTCCCGGCCGCCGGCCAGGTGCGACTCGAGATCTTCAACGTTCTCGGACAGCAGGTCAAGACGCTGGTTGATCAGGCAATGGAGGCCGGTGAGCATACCGTCAGCTGGAATGCCACCGACAACTCCGGCAACCAAGTCTCTTCGGGCATCTACTTCTACCGCATGGTCTCTGGTGACCAGTCGGATCGCAAGAAGATGCTGCTGCTCCGATAA
- a CDS encoding oligosaccharide flippase family protein, which translates to MAQSVASEAKLIARHSAVYGLASVLDRVVSFIMLPVYTRLLTPADYGVLELLYLTNSVISLVIGMGLESAVSRFYFDFEKEEDRNRVVGTAVVGYGGMMIAISLFLMLFAAPMAGLVLESSDQANLLIVSLASLGIGMVLPVYFAYMRVRQRSFEYMITKVGMTVLTLGLNILFVVVYPYGVMGVLMATLLTNVVFLILLSITTLRKTGISVKWPLLLDMLKFGWPLIPSNIGAYIVQASDRYFVKEYVSVAMTGIYSLGYKIGTLVNQFVTSPFLQVWAPRRYELFNTEGYEKIYPRIFTYFCTLSLFVGLMISLLAKEIIKVVAAESFWEAYKVVPVVVLAYIIFSFHHHFNIGILMKKATKYVAYVNVLNGILNVILNFLLIKPFGIFGAAVATLICFIFKAALTFYFSNRLYPIHMEWRRVGLLFTVAIIIFFAGIQVDTGSIWLDIAAKTGIGCLFPAALFAVKFFTDEEMKRLKQIIKTRSLKFD; encoded by the coding sequence ATGGCTCAATCTGTTGCTTCAGAAGCAAAGCTGATCGCCCGCCACTCGGCCGTTTACGGACTTGCCTCCGTTCTGGACCGTGTGGTGAGCTTCATCATGCTGCCGGTGTATACCCGGTTGCTCACCCCGGCTGATTACGGGGTACTGGAGCTGCTATATCTGACCAACAGTGTCATTTCACTGGTGATCGGAATGGGGCTGGAATCGGCGGTCAGCCGGTTCTATTTCGACTTCGAAAAGGAAGAAGATCGAAACCGGGTGGTGGGGACCGCAGTGGTAGGCTATGGCGGCATGATGATCGCCATCAGTCTATTCCTGATGCTGTTCGCCGCCCCGATGGCCGGGCTGGTACTTGAGTCGAGCGATCAGGCGAATCTGCTGATCGTCTCGCTAGCGTCGCTCGGCATCGGCATGGTACTTCCGGTCTATTTCGCTTACATGCGGGTTCGCCAGAGATCGTTCGAATATATGATCACCAAAGTCGGGATGACGGTTCTGACGTTGGGGCTCAATATCCTCTTTGTCGTCGTTTATCCGTACGGGGTGATGGGGGTCTTGATGGCCACCCTGCTGACCAACGTCGTTTTTCTGATCCTGCTCTCGATCACGACACTCCGGAAAACAGGGATCTCGGTCAAGTGGCCGCTCCTGCTGGATATGTTGAAATTTGGATGGCCGCTGATCCCGTCGAATATCGGCGCGTATATCGTTCAGGCTTCGGACCGCTATTTTGTCAAGGAGTACGTTTCGGTCGCGATGACCGGGATCTATTCACTTGGCTACAAGATCGGGACATTGGTCAATCAGTTCGTCACCTCCCCTTTCCTGCAGGTCTGGGCGCCGAGGCGATACGAGCTGTTTAATACCGAGGGGTACGAAAAGATCTACCCCAGGATCTTCACCTACTTCTGCACACTCAGCCTGTTTGTCGGGCTGATGATCTCGCTTCTGGCAAAAGAGATCATCAAAGTGGTCGCAGCAGAATCCTTTTGGGAAGCTTACAAAGTTGTACCGGTAGTGGTGCTGGCGTATATCATCTTTTCGTTTCACCATCATTTCAATATTGGAATCTTGATGAAGAAGGCGACAAAGTATGTCGCCTACGTCAACGTCCTGAATGGCATCCTGAATGTCATTCTCAATTTCCTGTTGATCAAGCCATTCGGAATATTCGGTGCAGCAGTCGCCACGCTTATCTGCTTTATCTTCAAGGCGGCGCTGACGTTCTATTTCTCGAACCGGCTCTACCCGATCCATATGGAGTGGCGGCGGGTCGGCTTGTTGTTCACAGTGGCGATCATCATTTTCTTCGCGGGGATCCAGGTGGATACCGGCTCGATCTGGCTGGATATTGCGGCCAAGACCGGGATAGGCTGCCTCTTCCCGGCGGCCCTGTTTGCGGTGAAGTTTTTCACCGACGAGGAGATGAAACGCCTCAAGCAGATCATCAAAACAAGGTCACTGAAGTTTGACTGA
- the asnB gene encoding asparagine synthase (glutamine-hydrolyzing) — protein sequence MCGIAGYFQLHESRPPDQELIGRMVNILRHRGPDEFGVYLSDRAVLGHARLSIIDLSTGQQPLCNEDGTIWITFNGEIFNYIELRPELEKRGHKFRTSSDTEVMVHAYEEWGKDCVQHFNGQFSFAIYDSKKQSLFAARDRLGIRPLFYTMHDGRFYFASEIKSLFCDPSIPRRLDLSGLDEIFTWWTTAPPRTAFEGINELEAGCRIEIVNGKATSDRYWRMEFPETFDRQRSADSWAEELHALLVDSVRLQLRADVPVGAYLSGGLDSSATTALIKNFTPNRVETFSIAFQDKAYDESDYQKQMADYLGTNHHQIKCTYQNIAASFPDVIWHAERPIVRTAPTPLFLLSQLVRDTNFKVVLTGEGSDEILGGYDIFKEALIRNFWARNPESAWRPALLQKLYPTLPLSPAKAKFYLETFYKDGLSQTDSYYFSHMQRITTTSKVKSFFTKEVKERIDGHDSLQSFGKDLPSNIGKWHPLAKAQYLEAKSLLSGYLLSSQGDRVTAAHGVEGRYPFLDHRVVEFATTIPPNHKLLGLKEKFVLKKAMKKELPKEILQRVKQPYMAPDSNSFVQTDSPAYVKEMLSEEALSRSGLFNPVMVGKLQEKCGKLVHAHLSFKDNMSFVGILSAQLLADRFIHNFEQPKSLARQDYRTWHEKTGR from the coding sequence ATGTGCGGCATAGCCGGCTATTTTCAATTGCATGAATCTCGACCACCCGATCAAGAACTGATCGGACGTATGGTCAATATCCTGCGCCACCGCGGACCGGATGAATTCGGCGTCTACCTGAGCGACCGCGCGGTTCTCGGGCATGCCCGCCTTTCGATCATCGATCTCTCCACCGGCCAGCAGCCGCTCTGCAACGAGGATGGGACTATCTGGATCACCTTCAATGGTGAGATATTCAATTATATAGAGCTGCGCCCTGAACTGGAAAAACGCGGCCACAAATTCCGTACCTCCTCTGATACAGAGGTAATGGTTCATGCCTACGAAGAGTGGGGAAAAGACTGCGTCCAGCATTTTAACGGTCAATTTTCCTTTGCTATCTACGACAGCAAAAAGCAGTCGCTCTTTGCGGCACGAGATCGCCTGGGAATCCGGCCTCTCTTCTATACTATGCATGACGGTCGCTTCTATTTTGCGTCGGAGATAAAGTCGCTTTTCTGCGATCCCTCTATCCCGCGCCGTTTAGATCTCTCCGGCCTGGATGAGATATTCACCTGGTGGACCACCGCGCCGCCACGTACTGCATTCGAAGGCATTAACGAGCTTGAGGCAGGCTGTCGGATCGAGATCGTCAACGGCAAGGCAACTTCCGACCGTTACTGGCGGATGGAGTTCCCCGAGACGTTTGACCGGCAGCGTTCGGCTGACTCGTGGGCGGAGGAACTTCATGCGTTGCTGGTAGATTCGGTTCGACTGCAGTTGCGCGCTGATGTCCCTGTTGGCGCATATCTCTCGGGTGGACTGGATTCATCCGCCACTACCGCCCTCATCAAGAATTTCACGCCGAACCGTGTAGAGACATTTTCGATCGCGTTCCAGGACAAGGCCTACGATGAATCCGACTATCAGAAGCAGATGGCGGACTATCTCGGAACAAATCACCACCAGATCAAGTGTACCTATCAGAATATCGCGGCGAGTTTCCCGGATGTTATCTGGCATGCTGAGCGACCGATCGTCCGAACCGCCCCTACCCCTCTCTTCCTGCTCTCGCAACTGGTTCGCGACACCAATTTTAAGGTGGTCCTGACCGGTGAAGGTTCGGATGAAATTCTGGGTGGATATGATATCTTCAAGGAAGCGTTGATACGGAATTTCTGGGCGCGTAATCCGGAGTCAGCTTGGCGTCCGGCCCTCTTGCAGAAGCTTTATCCGACCTTGCCGCTCTCCCCCGCCAAGGCGAAATTCTATCTGGAGACCTTCTACAAGGATGGACTCTCACAGACGGACAGCTACTATTTCTCCCATATGCAACGGATCACGACGACCTCCAAAGTGAAGTCTTTCTTCACCAAAGAGGTCAAGGAACGGATCGACGGCCACGATTCGCTTCAGTCATTCGGCAAGGACCTTCCATCGAATATCGGCAAATGGCATCCGCTGGCGAAAGCACAGTATCTCGAAGCAAAATCACTGTTGTCAGGCTACCTGCTCTCTTCGCAGGGGGATCGCGTTACGGCGGCGCATGGAGTTGAGGGGCGGTATCCATTCCTGGATCATCGAGTAGTGGAGTTTGCTACCACTATCCCGCCAAACCACAAGCTACTGGGCTTGAAAGAAAAGTTTGTCCTTAAGAAAGCGATGAAAAAGGAACTGCCGAAGGAGATCCTCCAGCGCGTCAAACAACCGTATATGGCGCCGGACTCCAACTCCTTTGTGCAGACCGATTCCCCCGCGTATGTCAAAGAGATGCTGTCCGAAGAGGCATTGTCGCGGAGTGGACTTTTTAATCCGGTAATGGTGGGGAAACTTCAGGAGAAGTGCGGCAAGCTGGTCCATGCCCATCTCTCGTTTAAGGACAATATGTCGTTTGTGGGAATTCTCTCAGCGCAGTTGCTGGCCGACCGCTTCATTCATAACTTCGAGCAACCGAAGTCGCTTGCTCGACAGGACTACCGGACCTGGCATGAAAAGACCGGTCGCTAA
- a CDS encoding phenylacetate--CoA ligase family protein encodes MFDILQFTAKHFFFRIREFQEKGTTLAHLKEMERIQFQSRSEIEALQLTRVRALLTHAHQNCPFYAKRLDEAGIKPSGVQTFDDLLRLPVLTKKDIQQSLDSLRARNYPVESLVPNKTGGSTGSPLHFYHDQDRLFSRKAATIRHNRWAGWDIGMKTASFWGHRQDISGMASFGFKLRSMVIDRLAILDTSSITRERLAEFKTRLQSYRPGIYIAYANSMFLFARFLKETNSTDHHRPKAIITSAEVLEPDQRSLIESVFECKVYDRYGSRETSVLASECDHHSGLHIGADGFLVEFIRDGKPAKPGETGKIVVTDLLNFGMPFIRYQIEDTGMPVAGNCGCGRGLPLMKMAGGRTTDFLVTPSGKIVSGASLTIYLIANTPGVAQAQLIQEKKDEVVFRIVKGEKFGDASLTFLAAEIPKYLGSDVKYQIEYVDTIPVESSGKYRFSISKVDPASAF; translated from the coding sequence ATGTTTGACATACTGCAATTCACCGCCAAGCACTTCTTCTTCCGTATCAGGGAGTTTCAGGAGAAGGGGACAACGCTCGCTCACTTGAAAGAGATGGAGCGGATCCAGTTCCAGTCGCGAAGCGAAATAGAGGCATTGCAGTTAACCAGAGTCCGGGCTCTCCTGACTCATGCGCACCAGAACTGCCCGTTTTATGCCAAGCGACTGGATGAGGCAGGCATTAAGCCCTCAGGAGTACAGACATTTGACGACCTGCTCAGACTTCCGGTGCTGACGAAAAAGGATATCCAGCAATCGCTTGACTCGCTTCGGGCGCGGAACTATCCGGTGGAATCTCTGGTTCCCAATAAAACCGGCGGTTCGACGGGGAGCCCGCTGCATTTTTATCATGACCAGGATCGCCTCTTCTCGCGGAAAGCGGCAACTATCCGGCACAATCGATGGGCCGGGTGGGATATCGGCATGAAGACCGCCTCTTTCTGGGGACACCGGCAGGATATCTCGGGGATGGCGTCTTTCGGTTTCAAATTACGGAGCATGGTGATCGATCGACTAGCGATACTTGACACTTCGAGTATTACGCGCGAGCGACTGGCGGAATTCAAAACTCGCCTGCAGAGCTATCGACCGGGGATATATATCGCGTACGCCAATTCGATGTTTCTGTTTGCGCGGTTTCTGAAAGAGACGAATTCGACGGACCACCATCGCCCTAAGGCGATCATAACTTCGGCGGAGGTTCTCGAGCCGGATCAGCGGTCGTTGATCGAGTCGGTTTTTGAATGCAAAGTGTACGACCGCTACGGTTCGCGCGAGACCAGTGTCCTGGCGTCAGAATGCGATCACCATTCCGGCCTGCATATCGGGGCCGATGGATTTCTGGTTGAGTTCATTCGGGATGGCAAGCCTGCGAAGCCAGGCGAAACCGGCAAAATAGTGGTGACCGACCTGCTGAATTTTGGAATGCCGTTCATTCGGTACCAGATCGAAGATACGGGAATGCCGGTGGCGGGAAACTGCGGTTGCGGACGCGGCCTTCCGCTGATGAAAATGGCCGGGGGGCGAACTACCGACTTCCTGGTGACGCCATCGGGGAAGATAGTATCAGGGGCCTCACTGACCATCTACCTGATCGCCAATACGCCGGGAGTAGCCCAGGCGCAGTTGATACAGGAGAAGAAGGACGAAGTGGTTTTCCGGATCGTTAAAGGTGAGAAATTCGGTGATGCCAGTCTGACATTTTTGGCCGCAGAGATTCCCAAGTACCTGGGAAGCGACGTAAAGTACCAGATAGAGTACGTCGATACCATACCAGTGGAGTCTTCGGGCAAGTACCGGTTCAGCATCTCCAAGGTTGATCCGGCTTCGGCGTTTTAG
- a CDS encoding DUF2334 domain-containing protein has product MAIAKSRSHNSYSRRVIAPAMLVVVLLLTALAVLGSMLPSKNGHQPLTIVLRYDDYSAVSNTYLESQILEELDKHQLPCIFAAIPCVTAHGFRNSQPADSLLMDAEKVAMLKPYIDKGLVELCVHGCTHQTLPNKDLREMSEFEGLTYEQQVARLAHGKSILQEQFQCPIVSFVPPWGNYDDNTIRAAEAVGFSIISADPRGPALKESRLLYVPGTCRIHQLKEAIAEARNLPSSNSALITAVIHPYDFIESDVQRGVMTFQQFKDLLAEISQDPTLRFTTAAGATQLISDLGASRFMQASSLRHSSLNHLIPGPLRMGIPNMTYVDGRLARTLLERERVWCIALYVISFLVIAFIANRIRRFLPSQWMVYRRKALIVGYTVVLIVAAYSLYDLEIYALGLSSIVGLAAYLVGNTID; this is encoded by the coding sequence ATGGCGATAGCTAAATCTCGTTCGCACAACTCATACTCTCGAAGAGTGATCGCACCAGCGATGCTGGTTGTGGTTCTCCTCCTGACCGCCCTGGCGGTCCTTGGAAGTATGCTCCCCTCCAAAAACGGGCACCAGCCACTGACTATCGTTCTGCGCTACGATGACTACAGCGCCGTCAGCAACACCTATCTTGAATCACAGATCCTCGAGGAACTGGATAAGCATCAGCTTCCGTGCATTTTCGCCGCCATCCCTTGTGTGACCGCACACGGATTCCGAAATTCTCAACCGGCCGACAGCCTCCTGATGGACGCTGAGAAGGTTGCCATGCTGAAGCCCTATATTGACAAGGGGCTCGTCGAACTCTGTGTTCATGGCTGCACGCACCAGACACTTCCCAACAAAGATTTGCGTGAAATGTCCGAGTTTGAGGGGCTTACCTATGAACAGCAAGTCGCCCGACTTGCCCATGGCAAAAGCATACTCCAAGAGCAGTTCCAGTGTCCGATCGTCTCATTTGTCCCGCCGTGGGGAAATTACGACGACAACACGATTCGCGCCGCCGAAGCAGTTGGATTCTCGATCATCTCTGCAGATCCGCGCGGCCCGGCATTAAAAGAGTCACGCCTCCTTTATGTCCCCGGTACCTGTCGTATTCACCAGTTAAAAGAAGCAATCGCTGAAGCGAGAAATCTCCCATCCTCCAATTCCGCTCTGATTACAGCAGTGATTCATCCGTATGATTTCATTGAGTCGGATGTCCAGCGCGGCGTGATGACCTTTCAACAATTCAAAGATCTCCTTGCCGAGATCAGCCAGGATCCCACCCTTCGATTCACGACCGCGGCGGGAGCAACGCAGTTGATTTCGGACCTTGGCGCCTCTCGTTTCATGCAGGCTTCATCTCTTCGACATAGTTCACTGAATCACCTCATTCCCGGTCCTCTGCGTATGGGGATCCCGAACATGACCTATGTCGACGGCAGACTCGCCCGAACACTGCTCGAGCGCGAACGGGTCTGGTGCATTGCTCTCTATGTTATCTCTTTTCTGGTGATCGCTTTTATTGCCAATCGGATCCGCCGATTCTTGCCGTCTCAATGGATGGTTTACCGCAGGAAAGCGCTTATAGTCGGCTATACGGTAGTGCTGATTGTGGCCGCTTACAGCTTGTATGATCTCGAAATCTATGCTTTAGGCCTGTCCTCCATAGTCGGACTTGCGGCTTATCTTGTAGGAAACACCATCGACTAG